In the Flagellimonas sp. HMM57 genome, one interval contains:
- a CDS encoding T9SS type A sorting domain-containing protein: MKQLYLVFFFFVCTLCFSQNAKSSADIDGFKLYPNPVPQGKVFIETAQNAPKQILIFDVLGTQVLQTTILGKELNLSTLDKGVYILRVFELNKVATRKLIIK; this comes from the coding sequence TCTTTGTTTGCACGCTTTGTTTTTCCCAAAACGCAAAGAGCAGTGCGGATATTGACGGCTTTAAGCTATACCCAAACCCCGTTCCACAGGGTAAAGTGTTCATAGAGACCGCACAAAATGCACCAAAACAGATTTTGATTTTTGATGTTTTGGGCACACAAGTACTGCAAACTACTATTTTAGGAAAAGAATTAAACCTTTCCACTTTGGACAAAGGAGTTTACATCCTTAGGGTATTTGAACTTAACAAAGTCGCTACCAGAAAGCTTATTATCAAGTAG